The nucleotide window GCCGACGTAGTTGAGCCCCGGCTGTTTTTGGCGAAAGATGCCGACGTGATCCGTGTGCTGCTTCATCCGTTCGTCCTTGCCCGCCTGGACGAGCGGTTGGTCGGCTCGGCGCTCGAGCTCGCGGCGAAATTTTCCCACGCCCCAGTCTTCGATCAGGAATGCCAGGCGCGCCTTGGCGCGCGACTCGCGAAAACCATGATCGCGGAAAATAAAAACGATCAGGCCGCAAATCTCCGGCGCCTCTTCCGGCGTGACGAAGAGATCGAGCGGCGAGGCGATACGGTAGCCGCCCGAGGCCATCTTGCCGCCGACAGCGACGTTGAAACCTTTCACCTCCACGCCGTCGATGATCTTGCTCGCGGGCGTGAGCGCGATGTCCTGCGACTCGCCGTGCGTGCAGTTCTCCCGGCAGCCGGTGATCGCGACGTTGAACTTCCGCGGCAGGTTCGTGTACGCCTTGTTGCCGACGAACATGTCGGTGAACGCGCGTGCGACCGGGGACGCGTCGAAGAGTTCGTTGGGCGTGATCCCGGCCGCGGGACAGCCGACGACGTTCCGGATGTTATCCATGCCGGTCTGGAGCGAGACGAGTCCCACGTCCTTGAGCCGAGCCCAGATCTCCGGCACGTCCTCGATCGCGAACCAGCGGAGCTGCATCTGCTGGCGCGTCGTGATGTCGGCGAAGCCTTTGCCGAATTTGCCGCTGATTCCTCCTATGGTACGGAGCTGCGCGGCATTCGTGATGCCGTTGGGGATGCGGATGCGCATCATGAAGCGGCCGGGAGTCTGCTTGCGAAAAAAAATTCCGGTCCACTTGAGCCGCTCGCGATCGCCGTCGCTGATCGCCTCCCATCCTTCTTCCGCGTAGCGCGGAATGTCGTGAAGAACGTCGAGGCCGTCTTTTTCTCTCTTGTATTCTTCGATCTTGTTCATGTCGTTTGCCGAAAAAAACGAAGGCGCCTGAACTCTCCCGAGCCAGGCGCCCTTGCCGTAACTTTCGGTCGCCGCGCCGCAACCGAACATTTCCCCTGCTATCAAGTTTTTGGCGTTGTCAGCCTCCCTTCAACTCCCTTTGCGATCATCCTCGCGGCGTGTCCACGGTAACTGCGCGACTTCCGAACTCCCTCAGCTCAAACGATTTGGCCAGCTCGAGCACGGGGATATCCGGGATTTCCTCGTCCTCCCTGTCGCCGAAGACGTCTTCGAGAAAAATGATGTTGTCGAATATTTTCTGCGCTACCGATCTTGCATGCGTCATCACCGCGGCCATGTTCGTTCTCCTTTCCCTAAAAACAAAAGCGCTTCATCGTTTCCGATGAGCGCCTTTGCTCGTGAAGCTTCGCTGCCTGAGTGCTAGTGGAGCAAGCGTTATGCCAGTGCCGTTTCTATGAAATCCGGGGCATTTTCGCGCACTCCTTGTTCGATGCGTTGCTGCGATGCCTACTTTTCAATCAGCTCCTGCCCAGGGACTATGCGGATAGAATCACCACTTTCTATAGGAGAGAAACTTGCCGTTGAGGGTGATGACGACCCGGTCGCCTTTGGGATCGGGTTTTTTCTGTATGTCCATTTCGAAATCGATCGCGCTGAGAATACCGTCGCCGAACATCTCGTGGATGAGCGCCTTCATCGTCGGGCCGTAAACTTGAATCAGCTCGTAGAATCTATAGATCGTCGGATCGACCGGCACGGCGGTGTCGAGAGAGCCGCGCATGGGAATTTCCTGCAGCGCCGCCGCCAC belongs to Candidatus Binatia bacterium and includes:
- a CDS encoding Rieske 2Fe-2S domain-containing protein; protein product: MFGCGAATESYGKGAWLGRVQAPSFFSANDMNKIEEYKREKDGLDVLHDIPRYAEEGWEAISDGDRERLKWTGIFFRKQTPGRFMMRIRIPNGITNAAQLRTIGGISGKFGKGFADITTRQQMQLRWFAIEDVPEIWARLKDVGLVSLQTGMDNIRNVVGCPAAGITPNELFDASPVARAFTDMFVGNKAYTNLPRKFNVAITGCRENCTHGESQDIALTPASKIIDGVEVKGFNVAVGGKMASGGYRIASPLDLFVTPEEAPEICGLIVFIFRDHGFRESRAKARLAFLIEDWGVGKFRRELERRADQPLVQAGKDERMKQHTDHVGIFRQKQPGLNYVGLAVPVGRITTDEMLEVARLAETYGSGEVRITVEQNLIIPNVPDEKIGALTAEPLLKELRYDPSEIMRGLVSCTGMDYCHFALIETKELALKTARELEQRLGKTKPVSIRWSGCPAGCGNHAVADIGLLGKNIKLNGEVVEAVDVFTAGAAGPEPNAPIKIMEDVPCVDLPAALSGLVRHGAFKTMRQQLWKMSQPPAEFAAPAEVKKPARPVIRPDDIPEGAAKMIRVKGEEMAVFKHNGKVYAIQNICPHEGGQLSKGWLEGGEVVCPLHGYKFALKTGACSTDPKLKAKIFKLVAEGNGFTITE
- the cynS gene encoding cyanase, whose amino-acid sequence is MAVQTVITREEATAQVLAAKKLKGLTFEEIARAVGRDKVWTTAALMGQHPLSKDEAEKAVKVLGLGEDAVGAVAAALQEIPMRGSLDTAVPVDPTIYRFYELIQVYGPTMKALIHEMFGDGILSAIDFEMDIQKKPDPKGDRVVITLNGKFLSYRKW